GATCATCACCGACATACACCAGGAGCTTCGAGAAGCAAATGCGCTAAAACTGAACTATTCAGCCAAACCGAGGGAGTAGGATTATGATAGAACAACAATATCCGCACATCTCGGTGAAGCTACAGCATCGGCGGTATCTTGAAATTGGTGCCATGGTCGTGCTGTTTTTGTTTACCGTAGTGCTCTTTGTCTTCGATAAGTTTGAAGCAGAAGAATTTCAAGAGCAGGCCTATGTGGCTCCAATTGAGAACATTGAGATTCCCCCGGAAACGCAACAGTTTGACAAGCCACCACCCCCTGCGCGTCCTTCCATTCCAATTGAATCTGAAGATGAAGAAATCGATGAAGATTTCACCATTGAAGAAACTGATCTGGAAGACTTTGAAATTCTGGACGAACCACCACCACCACCTGAAAGCAACGTGATCTTCATCGCTTATGATGAGCCACCAGAGCCCATGGGTGGTTATGCTGCGATTCAGCAGGCTGTTATTTATCCTGAAATTGCTCGCGAAGCGGGTATCGAGGGAACTGTTATTGTACAGGCCACCATTGGTAAAGACGGCCGGGTGAAAGAAACCATCATTCTTAAGGGTATACCAAAAACAGGTTTGGATGAAGCCGCCATGGATGCCATCAAAACCATCAAGTGGAAACCAGCTTATCAGCGTGATAAACCAGTAACAGTTAGAATTTCTGTCCCTGTAGTATTCCGTCTTAAAAACGGCTAAAAACCTACATCCTAGTATTGCAAAAAGGTCAGATTATTATCTGGCCTTTTTTTGTGCGTGTGCCGTGCATGGTTAATAACTAGGTGGTGCAAGTCCACTGTGGAGGATTGTAGTTTCCAACCACTAGTCGAGAGCAAGGGTGTCGTGGGTGACTGCGAATCTGAAGGAAGC
The window above is part of the Candidatus Neomarinimicrobiota bacterium genome. Proteins encoded here:
- a CDS encoding energy transducer TonB, translated to MIEQQYPHISVKLQHRRYLEIGAMVVLFLFTVVLFVFDKFEAEEFQEQAYVAPIENIEIPPETQQFDKPPPPARPSIPIESEDEEIDEDFTIEETDLEDFEILDEPPPPPESNVIFIAYDEPPEPMGGYAAIQQAVIYPEIAREAGIEGTVIVQATIGKDGRVKETIILKGIPKTGLDEAAMDAIKTIKWKPAYQRDKPVTVRISVPVVFRLKNG